One Cydia fagiglandana chromosome 11, ilCydFagi1.1, whole genome shotgun sequence genomic region harbors:
- the LOC134668692 gene encoding uncharacterized protein LOC134668692, with the protein MDYLTKHCQKPLPWNLLYADDVVLISDNVDHLQQDLNTWVEALKANGLKISRKKTEHMSCIFDGLTDPKTINISIGDTPIPRVSEFKYLGSIVSNDGKIDRDVTHRTTTGWMKWRQLTGVMCDKKMPLKTKE; encoded by the coding sequence ATGGATTACTTGACGAAACACTGTCAAAAGCCGCTACCGTGGAACCTACTTTATGCAGATGATGTGGTTTTAATTTCGGACAACGTCGACCACCTACAACAAGACCTAAATACCTGGGTAGAAGCGCTTAAAGCCAACGGTTTGAAGATAAGTAGGAAGAAAACCGAACATATGTCCTGTATCTTTGACGGTTTAACAGACCCTAAAACTATCAACATCTCGATAGGAGACACGCCAATACCCAGAGTGTCggaatttaaatatttaggttCGATAGTGTCCAACGACGGCAAAATTGATAGGGATGTTACTCACCGGACCACTACGGGCTGGATGAAATGGAGACAGCTCACAGGAGTCATGTGCGATAAGAAAATGCCGCTCAAGACCAAAGAATAA
- the LOC134668693 gene encoding uncharacterized protein LOC134668693, with protein sequence MRMLRWSAGVTLLDRIRNEYIRGSFGVAPIIDKAKEKRLRWYGHVQRREEDHPVKLALNLPVTQPRGHGRPPSTWLTTVEKDLKEAQIDTNAARNRAQWRMRTRRADPK encoded by the coding sequence ATGCGTATGCTACGATGGTCAGCTGGCGTCACACTCCTAGATAGGATCCGGAATGAGTACATTAGGGGAAGTTTTGGAGTCGCGCCAATAATCGACAAAGCCAAAGAAAAACGCCTTAGATGGTACGGGCACGTCCAAAGACGCGAAGAAGACCACCCGGTAAAACTGGCCTTGAACCTGCCTGTAACCCAGCCACGCGGCCATGGAAGACCACCCTCCACTTGGCTGACGACGGTCGAGAAAGACCTCAAAGAAGCTCAAATCGACACCAACGCCGCACGGAATCGTGCTCAGTGGAGGATGCGGACGAGgagggccgaccccaagtaa
- the LOC134668694 gene encoding uncharacterized protein LOC134668694: MWFFNSFKSQSPIMASEDLRRLRAARGYTKASITRLFNFSNNENDVGLSAISDLETKRARIEELFKDYEQCNKEILALDEADAEDVEDYEAKYYNILTILNEAIKNKSSSSDAPSSDAPASSCKKAKLPTIKIETFTGKYSEYTGFINLFKAIIHNDRSIDNVQKLYYLRSFLANEPFDLIKNLPLAEGSYEEALKLLEERYNHKFKIVNEHINALLDINALVKSNPANLRQFVSCIKQSLSALKNLNVSTDNWNPIILAILYRKLDIYTSRAYQLERDDTEEPTVTEFLLYLEKRALALENAEPSPTPGKSHHKAVVLLLEPVPGQQERSAQPVEDPASLHPTVVNTKFGYIIGGALPRQQTSDKCKNESSVCKTADGFFAT, translated from the exons ATGTGGTTCTTTAACTCCTTTAAGTCGCAATCACCAATAATGGCATCTGAAGACTTGAGGAGGTTGCGAGCTGCAAGAGGTTACACCAAGGCCTCAATCACTCGTCTCTTCAACTTTAGCAATAATGAGAATGATGTTGGCCTTAGTGCAATTTCTGACTTGGAAACGAAGCGCGCCAGGATAGAAGAGTTATTCAAAGATTACGAGCAATGTAATAAGGAGATTTTAGCCTTAGACGAAGCGGACGCGGAGGATGTGGAGGACTATGAGGCAAAATACTACAACATTCTCACTATCCTCAATGAGGCTATAAAAAACAAGTCGTCCTCGTCTGATGCGCCCTCGTCTGACGCTCCCGCGTCTTCCTGCAAAAAGGCTAAACTGCCTACTATAAAAATTGAAACTTTCACTGGTAAGTATAGTGAATATACAGGTTTTATTAACTTGTTTAAGGCAATAATACACAACGATAGATCAATTGACAATGTCCAAAAATTGTACTATTTGCGCTCATTTCTCGCAAATGAACCCTTTGACTTGATTAAGAACCTGCCTCTAGCTGAAGGCAGCTACGAGGAGGCTCTTAAGCTTTTAGAGGAGAGGTATAACCATAAGTTCAAAATTGTAAATGAACACATTAATGCCTTGCTTGATATAAATGCCTTGGTCAAATCAAACCCTGCAAATTTAAGACAGTTTGTGTCATGCATCAAACAATCTTTATCTGCATTAAAGAATTTAAATGTAAGTACAGATAATTGGAATCCTATTATATTGGCTATTTTGTACCGTAAATTAGACATCTACACGTCACGGGCATACCAATTGGAGCGTGATGACACTGAGGAGCCCACAGTCACCGAGTTCCTGCTGTACTTGGAGAAACGCGCCTTAGCACTGGAGAATGCTGAGCCGTCGCCCACACCCGGGAAGTCTCACCACAAGGCAGTG GTCCTCCTTCTGGAGCCAGTTCCGGGTCAGCAGGAGCGGTCTGCGCAGCCTGTTGAAGACCCAGCCAGTCTACACCCGACGGTTGTAAATACAAAGTTTGGCTACATCATAGGTGGGGCTTTACCACGACAACAAACCAGTGACAAATGTAAG AATGAAAGCTCAGTGTGCAAAACAGCTGATGGGTTCTTTGCCACCTGA